A single window of Meiothermus sp. DNA harbors:
- a CDS encoding redox-sensing transcriptional repressor Rex — translation MAKVPSAAISRLVTYLRILEDLEARGINRTSSEQLAEEAQVTAFQVRKDLSYFGSYGTRGVGYTVQILRRELRQILGLNRRWGLCIVGMGRLGQAIADYPGFSENFELKGLFDRDPSKITMTFRGLHVESMDNLPRAVAERRIEFGLLAVPADSAQAVANRLVESGIKGILNFAPAVLEVPKEVAVENVDFLAGLSRLSFFVLNPKWREEMMG, via the coding sequence ATGGCTAAAGTACCCAGTGCGGCCATCTCCCGCCTGGTCACCTACCTGCGGATTTTGGAAGACCTCGAGGCCCGCGGCATCAACCGCACCTCCTCCGAACAACTGGCCGAGGAAGCCCAGGTTACCGCTTTCCAGGTACGCAAAGACCTCTCGTACTTTGGCAGCTACGGCACTCGAGGGGTAGGCTACACGGTGCAAATTTTACGCCGGGAACTGCGGCAAATTCTGGGCCTCAACCGTCGCTGGGGGCTTTGCATTGTGGGCATGGGCCGCTTGGGCCAGGCCATCGCCGACTACCCTGGTTTCAGTGAGAATTTCGAACTGAAAGGCCTTTTTGACCGCGACCCTTCCAAGATCACCATGACCTTCCGGGGCCTGCACGTCGAAAGCATGGACAACCTCCCCCGGGCGGTGGCCGAAAGACGCATCGAGTTCGGCCTTTTGGCGGTTCCTGCAGATTCGGCCCAAGCTGTAGCCAATCGTCTGGTAGAGTCGGGGATAAAGGGCATCCTGAACTTTGCCCCGGCAGTTTTGGAAGTGCCCAAGGAGGTAGCAGTGGAGAACGTGGACTTTCTGGCCGGGCTAAGCCGTCTCTCGTTCTTCGTACTAAACCCCAAATGGAGAGAGGAGATGATGGGATGA